The following are encoded together in the Phaseolus vulgaris cultivar G19833 chromosome 9, P. vulgaris v2.0, whole genome shotgun sequence genome:
- the LOC137821163 gene encoding 1-aminocyclopropane-1-carboxylate synthase CMA101-like translates to MLSRRASEDSHGQNSSYFLGWQDYEKNPYHLIRNPTGIIQMGLAENQLSFDLLKSWLQRNPDIVAMKQDGVSVFKELALFQDYHGLPALKIELVEFMSKIRGNGVNFVPENLVLTAGATLANEIMMFCLADPGDAFILPTPYYPGFDRDLKWRTGVEIVPMHCSSSNGFRITSSALKQAYKKAQKLNLKVKGVLVTNPSNPLGITMTRTELNHLIDFAIEKNIHIISDEIYSGTVFDPPKFVSVMEVVNERTNSVNNIRNRIHIIYSLSKDLGVPGFRVGMIYSNNEMVVDAATKMSSFGLVSSQTQHLVANVLKDKKFTFNYIEETQRRLKRRMEMLVCGLRNAGIQCLKSNAGLFCWVDMRHLLSSATFEAEKKLWMMILCHVGLNISPGSSCHCSEPGWFRVCFANMSEATLKVAMRRMKAFIDSTVSVVNENGCTYEQSVNAERESIAKWVN, encoded by the exons ATGCTGTCTAGAAGGGCTAGTGAAGACTCTCATGGCCAGAACTCCTCTTACTTTTTAGGATGGCAAGATTACGAGAAGAATCCTTATCACCTCATTCGAAACCCAACCGGAATCATTCAGATGGGACTTGCAGAGAATCAG CTTTCATTTGACCTACTTAAATCATGGCTTCAAAGAAATCCTGATATAGTGGCGATGAAGCAAGATGGGGTATCCGTATTTAAAGAGCTTGCTCTGTTCCAAGATTACCATGGATTACCTGCTTTAAAAATT GAACTGGTGGAATTTATGTCGAAAATAAGAGGAAATGGAGTAAACTTTGTTCCAGAGAATCTAGTCCTTACAGCTGGTGCCACTCTTGCTAATGAGATTATGATGTTTTGCCTTGCTGATCCGGGAGACGCTTTCATTCTTCCCACACCCTACTATCCTGG GTTTGATAGAGATCTGAAATGGAGAACAGGGGTTGAGATTGTTCCAATGCATTGCTCAAGTTCAAATGGTTTCAGAATCACTTCCTCTGCTTTAAAACAAGCCTATAAAAAAGCACAAAAGTTGAATCTCAAAGTGAAAGGGGTGTTAGTAACTAACCCCTCGAACCCACTAGGAATAACCATGACGAGAACGGAACTTAACCACCTAATTGATTTCGCAATTGAGAAGAACATTCACATAATCAGCGACGAAATCTACTCGGGCACGGTGTTCGACCCACCTAAATTCGTGAGCGTAATGGAAGTTGTGAACGAGAGAACTAACAGCGTCAACAACATCCGAAATCGCATTCACATAATATACAGTCTCTCCAAAGACCTTGGAGTACCAGGATTTAGGGTGGGGATGATTTACTCAAATAACGAAATGGTGGTGGATGCTGCAACAAAAATGTCAAGCTTTGGACTGGTTTCCTCACAAACTCAGCATTTGGTGGCTAACGTGCTGAAGGACAAGAAGTTCACTTTTAATTACATTGAAGAGACTCAGAGGAGACTGAAGAGGCGCATGGAGATGCTAGTGTGTGGTCTCAGAAACGCAGGGATTCAGTGCTTGAAAAGCAATGCAGGGTTGTTCTGCTGGGTGGACATGAGACATTTATTAAGCTCTGCAACTTTTGAGGCAGAGAAGAAGCTTTGGATGATGATTCTTTGCCATGTTGGGTTGAACATATCTCCTGGCTCTTCTTGCCACTGCTCTGAACCTGGGTGGTTTAGGGTATGCTTTGCCAACATGTCCGAAGCCACGTTAAAAGTTGCAATGCGGCGAATGAAGGCTTTTATAGATTCAACCGTCTCTGTTGTCAACGAGAACGGTTGTACTTATGAACAATCTGTGAACGCCGAAAGAGAGTCAATTGCTAAATGGGTGAACTGA
- the LOC137822474 gene encoding CSC1-like protein RXW8 isoform X2 has protein sequence MDIAALLTSAGINIAVCVVLFTLYSILRKQPSNVNVYFGRRLASRRSKSRDLCLDRFVPSPTWVMKAWETTQEEMLTTGGLDAVVFSRMVVFSIRVFSVAAIICTILVLPVNYYGQDRIHKNIPFESLEVFTIENVKEGSQWLWAHCLALYIITLTACTLLYSEYKSITNLRLVHITSSQPNPSHFAIVVRGIPWSSEQSYCETVKKFFSFYHPTTYLSHQVVYKSGVVEKLKDDAEYMCKMLSSGCGSMEQTCKPSFTQCYFCGGSTNSFKIISNETDSIHGRTSYSDVHLNGRKKESAAAFVFFKSRYDALTVSQSLQTSNPMLWVTELAPEPQDVYWPNLCIPYKQLWIRKLFTFAASVTFVLVFLIPVTFAQGLTQLEKLEKMFPFLTGMLQKKFVIQLVTGYLPSVILVLFLYAVPPVVMLFSTMEGCISRSERKKSACSKVLYFTIWNVFFVNVFAGSVISQLAVFSSLTELPAQLAKAVPAQATYFTTYVLSSGWASLAFEIMQLFPLFCNLFQRFILGYNEDTMNGDLTFPYHTEVPRILLFGFLGFTCSILAPLILPFLLFYFVLAYLVYRNQLWPIAHNTTVISLLVAQVIALGVFGIKEAPIASGFTIPLLICTVLFHQYCRERFLPVFKNNATQVLIDMDRRDERCGKMEQIYELVNSAYCQFSGSTQSECFSSHQGERELDRTPKDMETGKENRQEDISWPPVLHSFDKPVIGGK, from the exons ATGGACATTGCTGCTCTTTTAACCTCTGCTGGAATTAATATTGCGGTGTGCGTGGTGCTCTTTACACTCTATTCAATATTAAGAAAACAGCCCAGCAATGTCAATGTGTACTTTGGAAGAAGGTTAGCTTCCAGGCGTTCAAAAAGCCGGGATCTTTGTTTGGATAGATTTGTTCCCTCTCCTACTTGGGTAATGAAAGCATGGGaaacgactcaagaggaaatgTTGACTACTGGTGGCTTGGATGCTGTGGTTTTTAGCAGGATGGTTGTTTTCAG TATTAGAGTATTTTCTGTTGCTGCTATTATCTGCACTATTCTAGTGCTTCCGGTGAATTATTATGGTCAGGACAGAATACATAAGAATATACCTTTCGAATCACTGGAAGTATTTACCATTGAGAATGTTAAAGAAGGATCCCAGTG GCTTTGGGCTCATTGTCTGGCATTATACATCATAACTTTAACAGCTTGTACTCTTCTTTACTCT GAATACAAAAGCATTACTAATTTGCGGCTAGTACATATTACTTCATCGCAGCCAAATCCTAGTCATTTTGCAATTGTTGTCAGAGGAATACCCTGGTCTTCGGAACAATCATACTGCGAAACAGTGAAAAAGTTTTTCTCATTCTATCACCCCACAACATATTTGTCGCACCAAGTTGTGTATAAGTCTGGTGTAGTGGAGAAACTGAAG GATGATGCAGAATATATGTGTAAAATGCTCAGTTCTGGTTGTGGTTCAATGGAACAGACGTGTAAGCCAAGCTTTACGCAATGTTACTTTTGTGGAGGATCCACTAATTCTTTTAAGATTATTTCTAATGAAACTGATAGTATACATGGAAGAACAAGCTACTCTGACGTGCATTTAAATGGAAGAAAAAAG GAATCTGCAGCTGCTTTCGTGTTCTTTAAAAGTCGTTATGATGCTCTTACGGTTTCTCAAAGTCTTCAAACATCAAATCCTATGTTATGGGTCACAGAACTAGCTCCTGAACCACAGGATGTTTACTGGCCCAACCTTTGCATACCATACAAGCAACTTTGGATCCGTAAGCTATTTACATTTGCTGCTTCTGTCACCTTCGTCCTTGTATTCCTAATCCCTGTCACATTCGCACAAGGATTGACTCAACTGGAGAAGCTTGAGAAAATGTTCCCTTTTCTGACAGGAATGCTTCAAAA gaaatttgTGATTCAGCTGGTGACTGGTTACTTACCAAGTGtgattttggttttatttttatatgctGTTCCACCAGTGGTGATGCTATTTTCAACAATGGAGGGATGTATTTCTCGTAGTGAAAGGAAGAAGAGTGCATGCTCCAAAGTTTTGTACTTCACAATTTGGAACGTGttttttgttaatgtttttGCCGGGTCTGTTATCAGCCAACTTGCAGTCTTTAGTAGTCTTACAGAATTACCAGCCCAACTTGCCAAGGCTGTTCCAGCGCAG GCTACCTACTTCACAACATATGTTTTATCATCTGGTTGGGCAAGTTTGGCATTTGAAATTATGCAACTCTTTCCGCTATTTTGCAATCTGTTCCAAAGATTCATACTTGGGTACAATGAGGATACAATGAATGGCGACCTAACTTTTCCATACCATACAGAAGTTCCAAGGATCTTACTGTTTGGATTCCTTGGCTTCACCTGTTCTATTCTGGCACCCCTAATATTGCCCTTCTTGCTGTTTTACTTTGTACTCGCATACCTTGTTTACCGAAACCAG TTATGGCCCATTGCTCACAACACAACGGTCATTTCGTTGCTCGTCGCTCAAGTTATTGCACTTGGGGTGTTCGGAATAAAAGAGGCACCGATTGCATCAGGATTTACCATTCCATTGCTGATTTGCACCGTTCTATTTCACCAATATTGTAGGGAACGATTTTTGCCAGTATTTAAGAACAACGCAACACAG GTTCTTATCGACATGGATAGGAGAGATGAGCGTTGTGGGAAAATGGAACAGATTTATGAACTAGTGAATTCAGCGTATTGCCAGTTTTCTGGTTCTACTCAATCCGAATGTTTCAGCAGTCATCAAGGGGAGAGAGAACTTGATCGAACTCCAAAAGATATGGAGACAG GGAAAGAAAATAGGCAAGAAGATATATCATGGCCACCAGTTCTTCATAGTTTCGATAAACCGGTAATAGGGGGGaagtaa
- the LOC137822474 gene encoding CSC1-like protein RXW8 isoform X1 — MDIAALLTSAGINIAVCVVLFTLYSILRKQPSNVNVYFGRRLASRRSKSRDLCLDRFVPSPTWVMKAWETTQEEMLTTGGLDAVVFSRMVVFSIRVFSVAAIICTILVLPVNYYGQDRIHKNIPFESLEVFTIENVKEGSQWLWAHCLALYIITLTACTLLYSEYKSITNLRLVHITSSQPNPSHFAIVVRGIPWSSEQSYCETVKKFFSFYHPTTYLSHQVVYKSGVVEKLKDDAEYMCKMLSSGCGSMEQTCKPSFTQCYFCGGSTNSFKIISNETDSIHGRTSYSDVHLNGRKKESAAAFVFFKSRYDALTVSQSLQTSNPMLWVTELAPEPQDVYWPNLCIPYKQLWIRKLFTFAASVTFVLVFLIPVTFAQGLTQLEKLEKMFPFLTGMLQKKFVIQLVTGYLPSVILVLFLYAVPPVVMLFSTMEGCISRSERKKSACSKVLYFTIWNVFFVNVFAGSVISQLAVFSSLTELPAQLAKAVPAQATYFTTYVLSSGWASLAFEIMQLFPLFCNLFQRFILGYNEDTMNGDLTFPYHTEVPRILLFGFLGFTCSILAPLILPFLLFYFVLAYLVYRNQILNVYINKYDSGGQLWPIAHNTTVISLLVAQVIALGVFGIKEAPIASGFTIPLLICTVLFHQYCRERFLPVFKNNATQVLIDMDRRDERCGKMEQIYELVNSAYCQFSGSTQSECFSSHQGERELDRTPKDMETGKENRQEDISWPPVLHSFDKPVIGGK, encoded by the exons ATGGACATTGCTGCTCTTTTAACCTCTGCTGGAATTAATATTGCGGTGTGCGTGGTGCTCTTTACACTCTATTCAATATTAAGAAAACAGCCCAGCAATGTCAATGTGTACTTTGGAAGAAGGTTAGCTTCCAGGCGTTCAAAAAGCCGGGATCTTTGTTTGGATAGATTTGTTCCCTCTCCTACTTGGGTAATGAAAGCATGGGaaacgactcaagaggaaatgTTGACTACTGGTGGCTTGGATGCTGTGGTTTTTAGCAGGATGGTTGTTTTCAG TATTAGAGTATTTTCTGTTGCTGCTATTATCTGCACTATTCTAGTGCTTCCGGTGAATTATTATGGTCAGGACAGAATACATAAGAATATACCTTTCGAATCACTGGAAGTATTTACCATTGAGAATGTTAAAGAAGGATCCCAGTG GCTTTGGGCTCATTGTCTGGCATTATACATCATAACTTTAACAGCTTGTACTCTTCTTTACTCT GAATACAAAAGCATTACTAATTTGCGGCTAGTACATATTACTTCATCGCAGCCAAATCCTAGTCATTTTGCAATTGTTGTCAGAGGAATACCCTGGTCTTCGGAACAATCATACTGCGAAACAGTGAAAAAGTTTTTCTCATTCTATCACCCCACAACATATTTGTCGCACCAAGTTGTGTATAAGTCTGGTGTAGTGGAGAAACTGAAG GATGATGCAGAATATATGTGTAAAATGCTCAGTTCTGGTTGTGGTTCAATGGAACAGACGTGTAAGCCAAGCTTTACGCAATGTTACTTTTGTGGAGGATCCACTAATTCTTTTAAGATTATTTCTAATGAAACTGATAGTATACATGGAAGAACAAGCTACTCTGACGTGCATTTAAATGGAAGAAAAAAG GAATCTGCAGCTGCTTTCGTGTTCTTTAAAAGTCGTTATGATGCTCTTACGGTTTCTCAAAGTCTTCAAACATCAAATCCTATGTTATGGGTCACAGAACTAGCTCCTGAACCACAGGATGTTTACTGGCCCAACCTTTGCATACCATACAAGCAACTTTGGATCCGTAAGCTATTTACATTTGCTGCTTCTGTCACCTTCGTCCTTGTATTCCTAATCCCTGTCACATTCGCACAAGGATTGACTCAACTGGAGAAGCTTGAGAAAATGTTCCCTTTTCTGACAGGAATGCTTCAAAA gaaatttgTGATTCAGCTGGTGACTGGTTACTTACCAAGTGtgattttggttttatttttatatgctGTTCCACCAGTGGTGATGCTATTTTCAACAATGGAGGGATGTATTTCTCGTAGTGAAAGGAAGAAGAGTGCATGCTCCAAAGTTTTGTACTTCACAATTTGGAACGTGttttttgttaatgtttttGCCGGGTCTGTTATCAGCCAACTTGCAGTCTTTAGTAGTCTTACAGAATTACCAGCCCAACTTGCCAAGGCTGTTCCAGCGCAG GCTACCTACTTCACAACATATGTTTTATCATCTGGTTGGGCAAGTTTGGCATTTGAAATTATGCAACTCTTTCCGCTATTTTGCAATCTGTTCCAAAGATTCATACTTGGGTACAATGAGGATACAATGAATGGCGACCTAACTTTTCCATACCATACAGAAGTTCCAAGGATCTTACTGTTTGGATTCCTTGGCTTCACCTGTTCTATTCTGGCACCCCTAATATTGCCCTTCTTGCTGTTTTACTTTGTACTCGCATACCTTGTTTACCGAAACCAG ATTCTGAATgtatatattaacaaatatgATAGCGGGGGACAGTTATGGCCCATTGCTCACAACACAACGGTCATTTCGTTGCTCGTCGCTCAAGTTATTGCACTTGGGGTGTTCGGAATAAAAGAGGCACCGATTGCATCAGGATTTACCATTCCATTGCTGATTTGCACCGTTCTATTTCACCAATATTGTAGGGAACGATTTTTGCCAGTATTTAAGAACAACGCAACACAG GTTCTTATCGACATGGATAGGAGAGATGAGCGTTGTGGGAAAATGGAACAGATTTATGAACTAGTGAATTCAGCGTATTGCCAGTTTTCTGGTTCTACTCAATCCGAATGTTTCAGCAGTCATCAAGGGGAGAGAGAACTTGATCGAACTCCAAAAGATATGGAGACAG GGAAAGAAAATAGGCAAGAAGATATATCATGGCCACCAGTTCTTCATAGTTTCGATAAACCGGTAATAGGGGGGaagtaa
- the LOC137822474 gene encoding CSC1-like protein RXW8 isoform X3 gives MDIAALLTSAGINIAVCVVLFTLYSILRKQPSNVNVYFGRRLASRRSKSRDLCLDRFVPSPTWVMKAWETTQEEMLTTGGLDAVVFSRMVVFSIRVFSVAAIICTILVLPVNYYGQDRIHKNIPFESLEVFTIENVKEGSQWLWAHCLALYIITLTACTLLYSEYKSITNLRLVHITSSQPNPSHFAIVVRGIPWSSEQSYCETVKKFFSFYHPTTYLSHQVVYKSGVVEKLKESAAAFVFFKSRYDALTVSQSLQTSNPMLWVTELAPEPQDVYWPNLCIPYKQLWIRKLFTFAASVTFVLVFLIPVTFAQGLTQLEKLEKMFPFLTGMLQKKFVIQLVTGYLPSVILVLFLYAVPPVVMLFSTMEGCISRSERKKSACSKVLYFTIWNVFFVNVFAGSVISQLAVFSSLTELPAQLAKAVPAQATYFTTYVLSSGWASLAFEIMQLFPLFCNLFQRFILGYNEDTMNGDLTFPYHTEVPRILLFGFLGFTCSILAPLILPFLLFYFVLAYLVYRNQILNVYINKYDSGGQLWPIAHNTTVISLLVAQVIALGVFGIKEAPIASGFTIPLLICTVLFHQYCRERFLPVFKNNATQVLIDMDRRDERCGKMEQIYELVNSAYCQFSGSTQSECFSSHQGERELDRTPKDMETGKENRQEDISWPPVLHSFDKPVIGGK, from the exons ATGGACATTGCTGCTCTTTTAACCTCTGCTGGAATTAATATTGCGGTGTGCGTGGTGCTCTTTACACTCTATTCAATATTAAGAAAACAGCCCAGCAATGTCAATGTGTACTTTGGAAGAAGGTTAGCTTCCAGGCGTTCAAAAAGCCGGGATCTTTGTTTGGATAGATTTGTTCCCTCTCCTACTTGGGTAATGAAAGCATGGGaaacgactcaagaggaaatgTTGACTACTGGTGGCTTGGATGCTGTGGTTTTTAGCAGGATGGTTGTTTTCAG TATTAGAGTATTTTCTGTTGCTGCTATTATCTGCACTATTCTAGTGCTTCCGGTGAATTATTATGGTCAGGACAGAATACATAAGAATATACCTTTCGAATCACTGGAAGTATTTACCATTGAGAATGTTAAAGAAGGATCCCAGTG GCTTTGGGCTCATTGTCTGGCATTATACATCATAACTTTAACAGCTTGTACTCTTCTTTACTCT GAATACAAAAGCATTACTAATTTGCGGCTAGTACATATTACTTCATCGCAGCCAAATCCTAGTCATTTTGCAATTGTTGTCAGAGGAATACCCTGGTCTTCGGAACAATCATACTGCGAAACAGTGAAAAAGTTTTTCTCATTCTATCACCCCACAACATATTTGTCGCACCAAGTTGTGTATAAGTCTGGTGTAGTGGAGAAACTGAAG GAATCTGCAGCTGCTTTCGTGTTCTTTAAAAGTCGTTATGATGCTCTTACGGTTTCTCAAAGTCTTCAAACATCAAATCCTATGTTATGGGTCACAGAACTAGCTCCTGAACCACAGGATGTTTACTGGCCCAACCTTTGCATACCATACAAGCAACTTTGGATCCGTAAGCTATTTACATTTGCTGCTTCTGTCACCTTCGTCCTTGTATTCCTAATCCCTGTCACATTCGCACAAGGATTGACTCAACTGGAGAAGCTTGAGAAAATGTTCCCTTTTCTGACAGGAATGCTTCAAAA gaaatttgTGATTCAGCTGGTGACTGGTTACTTACCAAGTGtgattttggttttatttttatatgctGTTCCACCAGTGGTGATGCTATTTTCAACAATGGAGGGATGTATTTCTCGTAGTGAAAGGAAGAAGAGTGCATGCTCCAAAGTTTTGTACTTCACAATTTGGAACGTGttttttgttaatgtttttGCCGGGTCTGTTATCAGCCAACTTGCAGTCTTTAGTAGTCTTACAGAATTACCAGCCCAACTTGCCAAGGCTGTTCCAGCGCAG GCTACCTACTTCACAACATATGTTTTATCATCTGGTTGGGCAAGTTTGGCATTTGAAATTATGCAACTCTTTCCGCTATTTTGCAATCTGTTCCAAAGATTCATACTTGGGTACAATGAGGATACAATGAATGGCGACCTAACTTTTCCATACCATACAGAAGTTCCAAGGATCTTACTGTTTGGATTCCTTGGCTTCACCTGTTCTATTCTGGCACCCCTAATATTGCCCTTCTTGCTGTTTTACTTTGTACTCGCATACCTTGTTTACCGAAACCAG ATTCTGAATgtatatattaacaaatatgATAGCGGGGGACAGTTATGGCCCATTGCTCACAACACAACGGTCATTTCGTTGCTCGTCGCTCAAGTTATTGCACTTGGGGTGTTCGGAATAAAAGAGGCACCGATTGCATCAGGATTTACCATTCCATTGCTGATTTGCACCGTTCTATTTCACCAATATTGTAGGGAACGATTTTTGCCAGTATTTAAGAACAACGCAACACAG GTTCTTATCGACATGGATAGGAGAGATGAGCGTTGTGGGAAAATGGAACAGATTTATGAACTAGTGAATTCAGCGTATTGCCAGTTTTCTGGTTCTACTCAATCCGAATGTTTCAGCAGTCATCAAGGGGAGAGAGAACTTGATCGAACTCCAAAAGATATGGAGACAG GGAAAGAAAATAGGCAAGAAGATATATCATGGCCACCAGTTCTTCATAGTTTCGATAAACCGGTAATAGGGGGGaagtaa
- the LOC137822474 gene encoding CSC1-like protein RXW8 isoform X4, whose translation MDIAALLTSAGINIAVCVVLFTLYSILRKQPSNVNVYFGRRLASRRSKSRDLCLDRFVPSPTWVMKAWETTQEEMLTTGGLDAVVFSRMVVFSIRVFSVAAIICTILVLPVNYYGQDRIHKNIPFESLEVFTIENVKEGSQWLWAHCLALYIITLTACTLLYSEYKSITNLRLVHITSSQPNPSHFAIVVRGIPWSSEQSYCETVKKFFSFYHPTTYLSHQVVYKSGVVEKLKESAAAFVFFKSRYDALTVSQSLQTSNPMLWVTELAPEPQDVYWPNLCIPYKQLWIRKLFTFAASVTFVLVFLIPVTFAQGLTQLEKLEKMFPFLTGMLQKKFVIQLVTGYLPSVILVLFLYAVPPVVMLFSTMEGCISRSERKKSACSKVLYFTIWNVFFVNVFAGSVISQLAVFSSLTELPAQLAKAVPAQATYFTTYVLSSGWASLAFEIMQLFPLFCNLFQRFILGYNEDTMNGDLTFPYHTEVPRILLFGFLGFTCSILAPLILPFLLFYFVLAYLVYRNQLWPIAHNTTVISLLVAQVIALGVFGIKEAPIASGFTIPLLICTVLFHQYCRERFLPVFKNNATQVLIDMDRRDERCGKMEQIYELVNSAYCQFSGSTQSECFSSHQGERELDRTPKDMETGKENRQEDISWPPVLHSFDKPVIGGK comes from the exons ATGGACATTGCTGCTCTTTTAACCTCTGCTGGAATTAATATTGCGGTGTGCGTGGTGCTCTTTACACTCTATTCAATATTAAGAAAACAGCCCAGCAATGTCAATGTGTACTTTGGAAGAAGGTTAGCTTCCAGGCGTTCAAAAAGCCGGGATCTTTGTTTGGATAGATTTGTTCCCTCTCCTACTTGGGTAATGAAAGCATGGGaaacgactcaagaggaaatgTTGACTACTGGTGGCTTGGATGCTGTGGTTTTTAGCAGGATGGTTGTTTTCAG TATTAGAGTATTTTCTGTTGCTGCTATTATCTGCACTATTCTAGTGCTTCCGGTGAATTATTATGGTCAGGACAGAATACATAAGAATATACCTTTCGAATCACTGGAAGTATTTACCATTGAGAATGTTAAAGAAGGATCCCAGTG GCTTTGGGCTCATTGTCTGGCATTATACATCATAACTTTAACAGCTTGTACTCTTCTTTACTCT GAATACAAAAGCATTACTAATTTGCGGCTAGTACATATTACTTCATCGCAGCCAAATCCTAGTCATTTTGCAATTGTTGTCAGAGGAATACCCTGGTCTTCGGAACAATCATACTGCGAAACAGTGAAAAAGTTTTTCTCATTCTATCACCCCACAACATATTTGTCGCACCAAGTTGTGTATAAGTCTGGTGTAGTGGAGAAACTGAAG GAATCTGCAGCTGCTTTCGTGTTCTTTAAAAGTCGTTATGATGCTCTTACGGTTTCTCAAAGTCTTCAAACATCAAATCCTATGTTATGGGTCACAGAACTAGCTCCTGAACCACAGGATGTTTACTGGCCCAACCTTTGCATACCATACAAGCAACTTTGGATCCGTAAGCTATTTACATTTGCTGCTTCTGTCACCTTCGTCCTTGTATTCCTAATCCCTGTCACATTCGCACAAGGATTGACTCAACTGGAGAAGCTTGAGAAAATGTTCCCTTTTCTGACAGGAATGCTTCAAAA gaaatttgTGATTCAGCTGGTGACTGGTTACTTACCAAGTGtgattttggttttatttttatatgctGTTCCACCAGTGGTGATGCTATTTTCAACAATGGAGGGATGTATTTCTCGTAGTGAAAGGAAGAAGAGTGCATGCTCCAAAGTTTTGTACTTCACAATTTGGAACGTGttttttgttaatgtttttGCCGGGTCTGTTATCAGCCAACTTGCAGTCTTTAGTAGTCTTACAGAATTACCAGCCCAACTTGCCAAGGCTGTTCCAGCGCAG GCTACCTACTTCACAACATATGTTTTATCATCTGGTTGGGCAAGTTTGGCATTTGAAATTATGCAACTCTTTCCGCTATTTTGCAATCTGTTCCAAAGATTCATACTTGGGTACAATGAGGATACAATGAATGGCGACCTAACTTTTCCATACCATACAGAAGTTCCAAGGATCTTACTGTTTGGATTCCTTGGCTTCACCTGTTCTATTCTGGCACCCCTAATATTGCCCTTCTTGCTGTTTTACTTTGTACTCGCATACCTTGTTTACCGAAACCAG TTATGGCCCATTGCTCACAACACAACGGTCATTTCGTTGCTCGTCGCTCAAGTTATTGCACTTGGGGTGTTCGGAATAAAAGAGGCACCGATTGCATCAGGATTTACCATTCCATTGCTGATTTGCACCGTTCTATTTCACCAATATTGTAGGGAACGATTTTTGCCAGTATTTAAGAACAACGCAACACAG GTTCTTATCGACATGGATAGGAGAGATGAGCGTTGTGGGAAAATGGAACAGATTTATGAACTAGTGAATTCAGCGTATTGCCAGTTTTCTGGTTCTACTCAATCCGAATGTTTCAGCAGTCATCAAGGGGAGAGAGAACTTGATCGAACTCCAAAAGATATGGAGACAG GGAAAGAAAATAGGCAAGAAGATATATCATGGCCACCAGTTCTTCATAGTTTCGATAAACCGGTAATAGGGGGGaagtaa